In Risungbinella massiliensis, the genomic stretch ATATGAGTTATCGGGTTGAAATCATCCCTTATATTCCTCCAAGTAATACGATCTACCCGGGAATTTTGCTTTATATCTTCTCCCAAAAAAACATCAAGAAAAACACATGGTTGCGTTGTTGCAAGAGCCTTCAAAACATGATCGTATCCCGTAAAATATATATGAGATTTTACACATGCTTGAAAAAGATTATTACATAAGAATCTTGAATTCTCTTGGGCTGATTCATTAGCAAAGCAATGGTTAATAATTAAAGCTAAGTGGTGATCTTCCCTACTACTTTTTTTGGTAAATTGAAATTTTAAAAGCAATTCTTGTCCGATAGAAATGATATCATCACTTAATACATTCTCTTTTGCGTGAATCCTCCTTGACAAAATCTCGATTGCTACCTCTATCCCTTCCTGATTAGAAGCCATTAACCTTAGTAGTTCACACAGGGTTCGATCATTTATTGTTAAATACGCTAATCTCCAATAAGTCCATAAAGGTGCTAGTCCAAGTTCAAGAGAATTTTTAAGCCTTTCTACACCCTGGATGGTTATTTCCACACTAGTTTGTAAATATGGAAATAACCTAGCTAAAACTGTATCAGTAACCGCCTCGTTGAGAAATTTATCTAATAATTGTGGATCTATTTCTGAAATAGCATTGAGAAATCCACAAATCACCTGATAATTTCGATCTGATTCTTCTAGAAGATATAATTGTTCTCGAAAATCCTTCCACACTTTTTCAGGATTTTCACATCCATCTGCTAAACCTTGACCAAAATTAAACAACCTACTACCATTACTCCTTAAAATATCTGATAATAGTTCCTTAAAAGCATCGTTGTTTAATGCAACTTCACTTCCTAAAGATCTAATAATGCTTTCTACTGTATCCTCTCCTTGATTTTCAATGGCATCAACTAAATCTAAAGCACTAGAACTCTCTGATTGAATAAAGAGTTTTGCCCGTTCAATTAAAGTTGTTGGTTTAAGTATCGTATCTAGGTCATTCAAACGTTTAATCAGGTCAGGGGTCATTTTCTCAACATCGAATCTTTTGGTGTTTCTTACAGCTAACCATCCTTTCCTCCAACCACCTTTATTCGAAAATTTCTTTGCGGCTACTTCTAATTCATCATACATACCTATAGTCCATAACTCTTTAAAATTCTCCGCCAAGAGATCTTTTGCTTTAGACGATACAGGGTGATCAGAAATTCCAAGATTTACAGTATAATTGATAAATAATTTAAACCATTTTTGGATCTCTTCTTTAGTCGCTGGCGAATAGCCATAGTCTCTAGAGCGAGCACCAAATTCAAATTCATAATGCGATGTAAAATGCATCGATTCTAAAGCGGCTTCTAGTAAAGAAATACCTAGAGCTTTTTTATCCTCACAGTCCGATCCTAGTAGACCCGTAATGATCCCTAGTCTCTGTTCAGGAGTAGCATGTGTGCCTGATAAATATATATAGAAAAGCGATTTTAACATATCTCTTATTGAATCATTATTTTCATCAGAACTCTCTGAAAGTGCAAAGTTACAAAGCAGTTCAACAGATCTCTCAAACAGATTTATATCATACGCTAGAGATCGAAGAAGCCTTGTAAAATACAAATAGTGAACATTTTCGCGTGTGAAAAACCTTTGATTCTCTTCCTTTGTAGATACTCTTTCAATAGTAGAGAGTGTTAATTCTGGATCTATAGGAGCGACATTCATAAGTAGGTTAATACCAAGTTCATTTAAGTTGCTTACATCTCCTAATAAACCATTCTCTGAAAGCCATCTATTAGAAATTATTTTTGCTTCTTCAGTTTCGTGTAGAAAGCTTAAACGTCTAGAAAATGATTTTAGCATCCTTTCTGAGCCCTCTCTTTCAAACACATTATATAAATTATCTAATGGAATGTTTTCAAGAGCACTCTTTGCAAGCCTATTAGCAACCGCATGAGGTAATACTGCTCTCCATATATTCCTTTGCTGAATAAGATCCCTTCTCTTTAATTTCGCTATGTTTCTATAGGTTTCATTAACGCTCATGTTAATTAAAGAACTAAGAAGTTCTAACTCATCACCATTAATCTCTCCATTAAATGAATACACAAGTGAACAGACTTCCCCAGTTTTCAATAGAGAGTCGTCTTCTCTTTGGTTCTGGTAAAACAATCGACTAAACAGTTCACTGTCACTTAAATTAGCTAGATTATCACCTTTTTTAATGGTATTCGCTAAAGCAATAGCAATCCGAGCGTTGCCTCCCGAAAATTCAGCAATGGTACGGGCATTTACTTCGCTTACATGTCTAAATCGAGAACATATAACATTTACAATTAACTCCTTAGAAGCTGGTTCTAAACAAAACACTTCAGTTTCCTCAGGTTGATCTTCTTGTACATCATACTCAACTGTAATTAAACTAACTAAACTACCTGATTTTGAACAAACAGAAGTTAAACGACGATGTAATTCAGGAGAGCAGTTATCAATAACAAGAATAGCTGGTTTTTGTAGAGCAATTAATCTTTCTGCAAAGTTAAGAGGGTCTGGATTAGGACTGTCACTAATATCAGAATAAAACACTTGAGATTGGTTTAATGGTCTTTCACCAATTCGTTCATCAAATAGGGCTTGCACTAGTCTAGTTTTCCCCACACCCGATAGCCCTACTAAGCGAACAGAAGATCGTGGACAACAAAGGATAGTTCGAATTTCATTAATACCATCTACAGCGGAAAAACCACCTTCCCCGTGGTTTGCTCTATTGTGAAGTCTTATATGCTCATCTAAATAGTACTCTTCTCCGATACCTTGTGGACACCGTGCCCAATTTCCGTATGCACTCCATCCTTGGATTGGTCGTCCTATTTTATCCCGTACCCAAAGGATTATAGATGGATGACTTCGAACCCATCCTGCAATTCTCTCTCGATCGTAGAAATCGACTTTAAGATCAGAAGCACTTGGGTAATCAGTCAATGCTTCTACCATCGCATTTTTTCGATCAGCAAGAGCAGAATCAGCAGTTGAACCTTGACTACTGACAATGATATACGCTCCTTTGGCATCAATTAAATCTTTAATAACCTTTCTTAGATCACCATTTGGTCGCATTTCCTTCAATATATCGCCACGTGGCATATCAGGTTTTTTTACTTGAAAGCCCGTTTTCGACCTTGGAATAAAGCTATCTTCATGTATAGAAGTTGTAAGCTCAACACGAACATCAATGCCTCCGTCTTTGGCATTTTGATGACCTCCCCATGTAACACCAGCCGTAGGTATTCCATTAGCACGAAGATCAGCTTCACAAAGAAGACCAACAAGAGATCTTAATTCACTATCACTAAGTTCGTTAATATCATTTCCTGTAATTTCAATCATGATGATCCAATAACCCCCTTTTATTTAATAATCAAAAATAACCTATCCCTGAAATCGTAGGAAGTAGGCTATATTTAGGTAAATATTTTGATTTTATTTTAATAAATTGCGAACTATCAGTACAGTAGTGATTTAGGTTTGCAATTGGTACGCATCACGTTACTAATATGGTTACGGACGGTTTTCTCGCTGATAAATAGTTGTTGAGCAATGTCTTTGGTAGTTTTATCTTGAACTAGTAGTTCAAAAACTTCCCGCTCTCGATTGGTCAACAAGGGTTTGCCTTTATGAGTACTCAATTTCTTGCCACCCTTCTTTGCAAGAGCAGTGAGAACGCGAGGGCCAGGGATTCAGTTTCACCTTATCCTATGAGGTTCATGGGTTTTCGGTGAGGGGGCAGGGTAAAATTAGGCAGGTTTGCGTTCACTTGAGTGACTGAATTATCGTATGCACTCAGCAATGGGAAAGTGAGAGACAAGAAACCCCTTGAAATTATGCAATAAACGTAGAATTTTATTTAAAATCACTATTGCGAAATAGGACATGTTTCATGATAATAGGAGAAAATATTTATTTCGTAACCAGAAAGAAGATGAAGACTAGATGAATGCTCTACGGAACCATTTCTGGAGAAGTCTCTTTTTTATTGGTGGTTTATGGATTTGCTCAACAGCGATTGTCATCTCTGTCAAAGCCGATTTTGGTGTACCTTCTTGGGATGTCCTGCATATTGGGCTAACAAACTATACTCCACTAACAGCTGGTACTTGGAATATCATACTTGGAATTCTGATCGTACTTTCCACTTGCCTCTATAGTCGCCGTTTACCGAAATGGGGCACTTTACTTAACATGATCTTAATTGGCGTATTTTTTGATCTCATTACCTTTTTAGACTTCATACCAGATCCTCCCAACTTAGCTATGAAGGGAGTTTGGTTCCTCTTCTCGATTGTTCTCCTTGCCTTGGGGAATACAATGTATATAGTAGCTCAATATGGTGCTGGTCCTAGAGATGGCTTGATGCTGATCCTAACTGAACGGACTGGTGCCTCTATTCGGAAAGTACGTACTTACATCGAGATTAGTGCTGTCGTCCTTGGGGCTTTGTTGGGAGGTCCAGTCCATATCGGAACAATACTTTTCTCTTTTACCATCGGACCGATTATTCAATTTTTCTTGCCCAGATGCGAAAAGGTATTAGATTCTCTTCTAGTAGCGAAAGAAAAACAACCATCTGCCCCCCGAACGAAAATTGCATAGTTGAACTCATATTTTATTTTTATAGAAGAAGCCCCTTTGTTAAAAAGAGGCTTCTTATCATGTATTCATCATGACAATAAAAAAATATGCGTTTTGTTATTATATTATATTGATATTTTAGATAAATTAGTAGATAATAAGGAAGTCGTTGATAGATAGCAACCAAAAGAGGACAAAGAGGACCCATCCTACTTCTTTTCGTTGCTGTCTATCAACGAGAGGAGGTTCGCTATGTGCCCGGTTTGCTTCCGTAAGCTCTCCAACTGCACCTGCTAGCGCAACCATTTGACTAGCAAAAACTAGTCAAAAAGGCGGTCACTCTATACTTAGGTAAAGAGTGACCGACCATTATTTTTTTAACGTACCTTCAACTGATCTGCAACTATTATTCCATTATAAATATAGAATTTTCGTAAGGTCACCAACTCCAATTGGTGACCTTTTTTGAGTTTGCTCCATCCAAATTTTACATACTATTTATAATTGAGATAAAATAATAATTACTATAATTTATTCTACCCTTATAACTTATATAGGGACAAACATAGGAGGAAGTCTATGAAGAACTATATAATCTTTGGAGCAAGCAAAGGGTTGGGAGATGCATTTGTAAAAGGGTTACCTGATCAAGGAGACCAAGTATGGATCGTTTCTAGAACGCAGCCTGATAGTTTACAAATAAAGGATGGGGTACATCGTTCTTGGATTGAAGCAGACTTATCCAAGCGTTCTTCCAATCAAAAAATAGCAGATGCCATACAAGAGCAGAGAATGGATGTTTTAATATATAACGCAGGAATTTGGGAGAAAGAAGGATATACCGAGCATTATGACTTTGAAAAAGATGAGTCAGATCATATCGTTGATATCATGAATGTAAATCTAACATCCGCTATCACTTGTATACAAAGACTATTACCCAATCTTCGAAAATCTAGTAATGCAAAAATTGTACTAATCGGATCTACTGACGGACTCGAAAATGCAGAGAGTACACAGGTAGCCTATACTGCTTCCAAATTTGGAATACGTGGTGTGGGAAATGCTCTGCGTGAGCATGTACGGAAGGATGGGATTGGGGTAACATGTATCAACCCTGGAAATATTGCGGCAATGATCCCTTATGAAGAAGGAATCGAGAAAGCGATATCTAGATATAACGGAACTCGTATCCCCGTCCAAGATATTGTCTCATTGATTCGGTGTGTCATTGAACTCTCCCCTGTTTCATGTGTCAAAGAGATTAACGTTCCTGCGATGAAAGATACTTTTGCATGATAGCTAGGGTTCTTCAACATTACCAAATAACACTCCCAAAAAAAAGCACCAATGACATTTACCATAAAGTGTAAATGTCATTGGCACAATCCTACTATCTTATTATATTTTGGTATCTGGTTTAATCTCGATTAGTTCTGCTTGAATAACGTAACGATCGGGTGCACTGCCTACAAAATCGAATGGATAGCAAGTAGTAAGGGTGAGAATCGGCTTGGAATAGGGAACAATCACCGTTAGATCCTCTGCATGTGTAATCCAGGTCTTTCGGATCTGATAGACATAGACCTTTTGATAGGATCGAACATAGAGGCGGTCCCCTATCTTCAATTTCCCTACCTCTCGAAATACCGTGTCTCGATGTCCTGATAGAACGACATGCCCAGTTTCACCTGGATTCACGGTACCATATCCGATATAATGTCCAACGCCTTTTTCTAGTGAATCTTCATCTGCTCCTTCCACAATTGGCAGAATAGCTCCTAGTTGTGGGAGGACTAACTCACCCATCTCCTGTCCTATAGGGGTTTTCTGATTAGTTTTCTCTCCGACTGCTAAGGGTTGCTGATATGTTCGATCTTGCCAATCAGTAGCAATCGCTTGTGCTTCTTTCGGATCATTACGTATTAGCTGTGATTGCTGCCACCACTGCCAAGCATTTGGAAATAGGAGAGCACATCCTGCTATGATAATGAGCAAACCTAGTATTTTTCGCATCAGCTACCACATCCTTATGAAAAAGAGGCGCGCCAATAAGGCACCCCTCTTATTCTACTCTATTTAAGAAGCACGACGGAAGCGAACTAGTACTGCTCCCAAAGCTAACAATGCCATACCAGCGAGAACACTTACTGGATAAGAGGTAGCTGTTTTCGGCATTGGACCACCAGGTTTGGTTTCCTTTACGATCTTCTTAGCATCTTCAGGATTTAGTACTGGAGGCTTTGGTTTGCCAGGTTCTTTTACAGGTGGTTTTGGTGTAGCAGTTCCATCTGCTTTGACTTCGAATTCTAAGTATTGACCTAGGGCAGTTTCTTTTCCATCTACAAGACCTACAAATACGACCACTACTTCGTATTTACCAGGTTTTAGTTTATCAAAGGTATGGGAGAAAGAGAGCGTATTTTGAACTGCTTCATGTTCTGCAATCAACTCTTCTCCAGACCCAACTCCAATCCACCAAACACCTTCTTCAACTTTCTCTGCATTCATGATGTTCGCATTAAATTGATGCTTTCCATTAACAGCTTTGTATTCTAAATTGATAGCTGGTACTTTTACATCAGTAGAGCCAGTAACTTGTTTGCCATCTACTGTACCTTTGTACTCTACTTTTACGTTATATGGCTTCAAATCTTCTAGAGGAAGCTCGTAGCTTAGCGTGGTTTTAGAATTCTTAACATCGCCCAGCTTTTTGTTATCTAAGTATACAGTCCAAGTACCATTTGCCTTTTTAGCACCTTTAAGCTTTGCATCTAAAAGAACAATTAACTCTTCGGTTTCATCATCCACAGTCACTTGTAGATCTGCATCGATCTCTACTTTTCCAGCTTGTTCGGATGGATTGCTAGGAGTAGTAGGATTGGTTGTGTTTAGTTTCGTTCCAGGAATCTTGATTTCAGTAGAACCAACAACCGTTTTTTCATCCACTGTCCCACTAAATGAGATTTTAACCACTTGATCTTTATCACTGTTTTTCACTTCATAAGTAGTCGTCGTTCCTTTGTTCTCTTGTGTTGCTACTACTTTACCATCCACTTGAAATGTCCAAGTACCTTTGGAATTAGCAGCATCTTTTACCTCTTCAATTGAAGCAGAAATCTGATTACCGGATTTATCTGCTGTTGCCTTGAAATCAGCTTTCACTTTCACAACTGGCAATAAATCTGTCGCAAAGACAGTTGTTACGTTGAATTGTACTAGTGTAAATATCAATGCAAACGCTAACAAAAATGAGGTATACCGTTTCAAAGAATCTCCCCCTAAGGTTCAAAAGCTATTTTTGTAATACTCACTTAGCATAATCTTCGGACTGATAAACAGCAATATCCAAAGATATCCAATTTTTGAACAGTTTTAAGGAGAGGAATATTGTCTATAAAGTGAACAGTTAACAAAAACCAGTAGGTACATTCCTACTGGTTTTTGTCTAATATCTATTTTTTCGCTAGATATTTACGAATATCAAATGCTACGGCAATCACGATAATTAGACCTTTGATGATCAGTTGCCAATATGGACTTACTCCGATAAAGGTGAGTCCATAGTTGATCACGCTAAAGATCATTACCCCAGTGACAACACCTGGCACTGTACCGATTCCACCTGCTGTCGAGACTCCCCCTACAACACAGGCTGCGATGGCATCAAGTTCATACATGTTTCCGTAGTTATTGGTAGCTCCACCAGTACGAGCCGCTTCCAGCACTCCACCCATTCCATAGAGAGCACCCGCGATCGCGTAGATGGCAATTAGCGTCATCGCTACGTTGATACCCGATACTTTGGCTGCGGATTCATTTCCTCCTATGGCATACATGTTTTTCCCAAAACGAGTTTTATTGAAGACAATCCAGACTATTACGGTAATGATGAGGGCGATCAAAACAATATATGGAATAGAGTATGGACCAGAGCCGATTGCTCCTGAACCGAGGTTGGTAAAATCTTCACGAAGCCCCCCAATTGGTTGGGAGTTGTTTGGCTCTAGATCAAAGTAAATGGAGTTGATCCCAAGAACTGCCACCATCGTACCTAATGTTGCGATAAAGGGAGGTACTTTTAGTTTTGCAACGATAATTCCATTAAATAGACCGACTAATAGACCTGCCAATACTGCTAAGAGAATCGGAACCCAAAGTGGAAGCGGGTCCAGATTAGGATAAAAACGTTGTGCATAATCTTCAATCTGCAACATGGAAGCAGAAAGTACAGCGGTCAGTCCTACCACTCGCCCTGCTGAGAGATCCGTCCCACCAGTAATAAGGACAAATGCTGCCCCCAAAGCGATGATCAGGCGAGTAGAAGATTGCATGAAGATATCTCGAATAGAGTTAATGGACAAAAAATCCGAATCATAAATCTGAATACCCAAGATGAGGGCAGCAAGTACGATATATAAGGCGTACTGTGAAAAGAAATTTTGTGCTTTTTGGACATTAGACATTGGACTGGCCTCCT encodes the following:
- a CDS encoding helix-turn-helix domain-containing protein; this translates as MSTHKGKPLLTNREREVFELLVQDKTTKDIAQQLFISEKTVRNHISNVMRTNCKPKSLLY
- a CDS encoding YczE/YyaS/YitT family protein; its protein translation is MNALRNHFWRSLFFIGGLWICSTAIVISVKADFGVPSWDVLHIGLTNYTPLTAGTWNIILGILIVLSTCLYSRRLPKWGTLLNMILIGVFFDLITFLDFIPDPPNLAMKGVWFLFSIVLLALGNTMYIVAQYGAGPRDGLMLILTERTGASIRKVRTYIEISAVVLGALLGGPVHIGTILFSFTIGPIIQFFLPRCEKVLDSLLVAKEKQPSAPRTKIA
- a CDS encoding SDR family NAD(P)-dependent oxidoreductase, with amino-acid sequence MKNYIIFGASKGLGDAFVKGLPDQGDQVWIVSRTQPDSLQIKDGVHRSWIEADLSKRSSNQKIADAIQEQRMDVLIYNAGIWEKEGYTEHYDFEKDESDHIVDIMNVNLTSAITCIQRLLPNLRKSSNAKIVLIGSTDGLENAESTQVAYTASKFGIRGVGNALREHVRKDGIGVTCINPGNIAAMIPYEEGIEKAISRYNGTRIPVQDIVSLIRCVIELSPVSCVKEINVPAMKDTFA
- a CDS encoding class D sortase, with the translated sequence MRKILGLLIIIAGCALLFPNAWQWWQQSQLIRNDPKEAQAIATDWQDRTYQQPLAVGEKTNQKTPIGQEMGELVLPQLGAILPIVEGADEDSLEKGVGHYIGYGTVNPGETGHVVLSGHRDTVFREVGKLKIGDRLYVRSYQKVYVYQIRKTWITHAEDLTVIVPYSKPILTLTTCYPFDFVGSAPDRYVIQAELIEIKPDTKI
- a CDS encoding LPXTG cell wall anchor domain-containing protein; translated protein: MKRYTSFLLAFALIFTLVQFNVTTVFATDLLPVVKVKADFKATADKSGNQISASIEEVKDAANSKGTWTFQVDGKVVATQENKGTTTTYEVKNSDKDQVVKISFSGTVDEKTVVGSTEIKIPGTKLNTTNPTTPSNPSEQAGKVEIDADLQVTVDDETEELIVLLDAKLKGAKKANGTWTVYLDNKKLGDVKNSKTTLSYELPLEDLKPYNVKVEYKGTVDGKQVTGSTDVKVPAINLEYKAVNGKHQFNANIMNAEKVEEGVWWIGVGSGEELIAEHEAVQNTLSFSHTFDKLKPGKYEVVVVFVGLVDGKETALGQYLEFEVKADGTATPKPPVKEPGKPKPPVLNPEDAKKIVKETKPGGPMPKTATSYPVSVLAGMALLALGAVLVRFRRAS
- the mglC gene encoding galactose/methyl galactoside ABC transporter permease MglC, translated to MSNVQKAQNFFSQYALYIVLAALILGIQIYDSDFLSINSIRDIFMQSSTRLIIALGAAFVLITGGTDLSAGRVVGLTAVLSASMLQIEDYAQRFYPNLDPLPLWVPILLAVLAGLLVGLFNGIIVAKLKVPPFIATLGTMVAVLGINSIYFDLEPNNSQPIGGLREDFTNLGSGAIGSGPYSIPYIVLIALIITVIVWIVFNKTRFGKNMYAIGGNESAAKVSGINVAMTLIAIYAIAGALYGMGGVLEAARTGGATNNYGNMYELDAIAACVVGGVSTAGGIGTVPGVVTGVMIFSVINYGLTFIGVSPYWQLIIKGLIIVIAVAFDIRKYLAKK